Proteins encoded by one window of Centroberyx gerrardi isolate f3 chromosome 21, fCenGer3.hap1.cur.20231027, whole genome shotgun sequence:
- the LOC144543039 gene encoding uncharacterized protein LOC144543039 — MTTRAASELSPAELQIRRWSSVTCRVTLPPPGGALSPAVSLFLHQTLKFCGFQLVFKALSEAEAKRFTEIKNNQRNPSAAETDRCSAETDRCSAETDRCSAETDRCSGETDRCSAETDRCSAETDRCSAAETDRCSGETDRCSAETDRCSAAETDRCSGETDRCSAAETDRCSGETDRCSAAETDRCSGETDRCSAAETDRCSGETDRCSAETDRCSGETDRCSAAAQKVHIISSHLDRRNIHISPKLNISALPVCLSACLSVYLSVCLSVCLPACLPVCLSVCLSVYLPVCLPACLSVCLSVYLSVCLPVCLSVCLSVCLPACLSACLSVCLSVCLPACLSACLSVCLSVCLSVCLSVCLPACLCVCLSVCLSVCLSVCLSVCLSVCLSTCLSVCLSVCLSVCLSACLPACLSVCLSVCLSASCGYIHISVPV; from the exons ATGACAACCAGAGCAGCCAGTGAACTGTCTCCTGCTGAACTCCAGATCAGAAG gtggagctctGTCACCTGCCGTGTCACTCtgcctccaccaggtggagctctGTCACCTGCCGTGTCACTCttcctccaccag ACATTAAAGTTCTGTGGTTTTCAGCTTGTGTTCAAGGCGCTCAGCGAGGCAGAAGCTAAACGTTTCACTGAGATTAAAAACAATCAGAGAAATCCCTCTGCCGCTGAAACAGACCGGTGTTCAGCTGAAACAGACCGGTGTTCAGCTGAAACAGACCGGTGTTCAGCTGAAACAGACCGGTGTTCAGGTGAAACAGACCGGTGTTCAGCTGAAACAGACCGGTGTTCAGCTGAAACAGACCGGTGTTCAGCTGCTGAAACAGACCGGTGTTCAGGTGAAACAGACCGGTGTTCAGCTGAAACAGACCGGTGTTCAGCCGCTGAAACAGACCGGTGTTCAGGTGAAACAGACCGGTGTTCAGCCGCTGAAACAGACCGGTGTTCAGGTGAAACAGACCGGTGTTCAGCCGCTGAAACAGACCGGTGTTCAGGTGAAACAGACCGGTGTTCAGCCGCTGAAACAGACCGGTGTTCAGGTGAAACAGACCGGTGTTCAGCTGAAACAGACCGGTGTTCAGGTGAAACAGACCGGTGTTCAG CTGCAGCTCAGAAGGTTCAcatcatttcatctcatctggaCAGAAGAAATATTCACATTTCACCAAAACTAAACATTTcagctctgcctgtctgtctgtctgcctgtctgtctgtctacctgtctgtctgcctgtctgtctgtctacctgcctgtctgcctgtctgtctgtctgtctgtctgtctgtctacctgcctgtctgtctgcctgcctgtctgtctgtctgtctgtctgtctacctgtctgtctgtctgcctgtctgtctgtctgtctgtctgtctgtctgtctacctgcctgtctgtctgcctgtctgtctgtctgtctgtctgtctgtctacctgcctgtctgtctgcctgtctgtctgtctgtctgtctgtctgtctgtctgtctgtctgtctgtctgtctgcctgcctgtctgtgtgtctgtctgtctgtctgcctgtctgtctgtctgtctgtctgcctgtctgtctgtctgtctgtctgtctgtctacctgcctgtctgtctgcctgtctgtctgtctgtctgtctgtctgtctgcctgcctgcctgcctgcctgtctgtctgcctgtctgtctgtctgtctgcatcttgtggttacattcacatttcagttccagtttga